The DNA region TCAGACGACCTCGATCGCTGGGATTAGGAATGGTGCTGAGACCTAGGCCGATCCAAAGGCTCGATGCCTAAACAAAAGCCGCCCTGCTCGGGCGGCCAGTGACCAATGGGGCAATGGGGTCTTTAGCAATCAGCCCTAGCGCGAAGTGAGCAGGCGCGGGCCTTCCACCGCCACGCGATACTGTTCCACCTTGTCGTTGTATTCAATGGGCAGCACCGCCACCACATTCTCGTGGGGACGCGGGATGATCACCCACGATTCCACCACGCCGCCGAAGACGTTTTCGGCCGCCGCGATGCCCGCTTCAACAGATTGTTTAACTTCAGCCACTTCGCCGCGCACATTAACGGTGAAGCGAGCGCTGCCCACGCGGATGTAGCCAACGAGGGTGACGCGCCCGGCCTTAACCATTGCATCGGCTGCGGCCAAGACGGCGGGGAAGCCTTTGGTTTCGATCGAGCCTACCGCTTGGGCCATGGGGCGCTCTCCTGTGAAAAGCCTAGCTAAATGAAAACAATGGGTTGCAAGAGTTGCAAGCTATGGAACCACTTCAACTGGCAGCGGTCACAACCAATTGCCCAGCGCAAATTCAATTGCCCAGCGCGAATTGCCGAACACAAACAGCGCCCGGAGTTGTGACGCGGGGTTGAGCGTCCACGCAACATTGTACGGGCGATTGGCGATCGCGGCGCTGGGTGTTTGGACTTCTTTGGGAATCTGGGGGCGATCGCCCGATTGAATCTTGCAATCGCAGTGATTTTTGATCCTAATCAGCGCCCCCTTGGCCGGGGCCCAAAAGGGGATCGGGCCATGGGGCGAAAGTTCAAGGCCATGCTAGGGTGCGAGAAGCGATCGCAGCGCAGCAAGGGATTGGAGGAGAATGGCGACGTTTGCAGACATCACCAACCACTGGGCCCAAGCCTTCATCGCGGCCCTGGCCGATCGAGGGTTGATTAGTGGATTTCCCGATGGATCCTTCCAACCGGATCGCCCCTTAACTCGGGCCCAATTCGCGGCCTTGCTGGTGCGATCGGTCGATCGGCCCTCCGTGCGATCGCCCCGCAGCTTTCGGGATGTGGCCGCTAACCATTGGGCCCGAGCTGCAATTCAGCAGGCTTGGGAACGGGGTTTGCTCAGTGGCTACCCGGACGGTTCCTTTCGCCCCGATGCCACGATCGTGCGGGCCGATGTGTTGGTGGCCTTGGTGAATGGGTTGGGCTTAACCGGCGGCGAAACCTTGGATCTGAGCCGTTTTTTTGATGATGCCGGAGCGATCGCAATCTATGCCCGACAGCCGGTGCAGCGAGCCTTGCACCGTCGCTTGGTGGCGAATTTTCCCAACTTGCGGCAACTGCGCCCCAGCCAAGCCAGCAGCCGGGCAGAAGTGGCCACCATGCTCTATCAAGCCCTGGTGGCCGATCGCAATTTCCCCACGATCGACTCGCCCTACTTGGTGGAACCCGGAGAGCCGCCGCCCCAGTTGGTGAATCTGTCCCATCGACGGGAATTGCGAGCCGCTTGGATTGCCAGTGTGTGGAATGTGAATTGGCCGTCCAAGGCGGGCCTGTCCAGCGCCCAACAGCAGGCGGAATTGGTGACCCTGCTCGATCGAGCGGCGGCGGCCCGTTTAAATGCCATCTTCCTGCAAATTCGCCCGGAAGGAGACGCGCTTTACGACTCCAGCATTGAGCCTTGGAGCCGGTGGTTAACAGGAACCCAGGGCCGCGCACCCAATCCTTACTATGACCCGCTGGCCTTCGCGATCGAGCAATGCCGCCAACGCAACCTGGAACTCCACGCTTGGTTCAATCCCTACCGGGCCCGCACCTCCCTCAACGCCCCGATCGGCACCGGGAACCACGTGGAAGCTGTTTACCCCAACGCCGTTTACACCTACGGCACGCAGCGCTGGATGGATCCGGGCCTGCCCGAGGTGCAAAACCGAGCCGTAGACGTGGTGTTGGATGTGGTGCGGCGCTACGACATCGACGGCATTCACCTAGATGACTATTTCTATCCCTATCCCGTGGAGGGGCAAGAGTTTCCTGATCGCCAAACCTACTGGTCTTGGGGGGGTGGCAAAACCTTGGCCGATTGGCGGCGCGACAACGTAAACAAGCTGGTGAAGCGGTTGTCGGAACAGATTCGATCGGTCAAACCCTGGGTCAAATTCGGCATCAGCCCCTTTGGCATCTATCGCCCCGGAGAACCGGCGGGCATTGTGGGACTGGATCAGTACGATCGCCTGTTTGCCGATCCCAAATGGTGGCTCAAGGCCGGCTGGTTAGATTACGTTGCGCCTCAACTCTATTGGCGGATTGATCAAACGGCCCAAAGTTACCGCACCCTGCTGAACTGGTGGGTGCAAATTGCCAACGGGGCCCATGTTTACCCCGGCAATAACTTGGACAAATTGGGCAGCAGCAGCGCTTGGTCAGTGGCCGAATTTGAGCAGCAAATTACCCTCACGCGGGAACTGGCGGCCCAGCGGGCCTTGGGAAATGCGTTCTATAACATTGAGCCGATCGCGGAAAACCGCCAGGGATTTGCTGACCAACTGCGCCAGGAACTCTATGCCCAACCAGCCTTGCCGCCGATTTTGAGGGCCACCGGCAACCCGCCGAGTCCGCCCACGGGGGTGAGGGTCAATGGTGGAGAACTCACTTGGGCTGCGGGTGGCGAAGGGTTGCGTGGTTGGGCCCTTTATCGACAACAGGGCAACAGTTGGACGCTCGATCGCCTGTTGGCGGCCGGAGCGCGATCGCTCGCCTTGGGGGCCGGAACCTATGCCCTCTGCGCCGTGGATCGATCGGCCCGTGAAAGCCAAGGGGTGGTGGTGACCCTGCGATGAGGCAGGTTGTCGGTTAACGTTGGCCCAAAAACCTGGACTAACCGGGGCCGCCGCCACGGGGCGATCGGGTGATGTTGTGGAGAATTGAGCATGTTTCAGGTCGATGCAGTCTTTAACCGCGATCGATTCTTATTGCGACAAAAGTTGATGACCCTCTCGGAAAAATATGACGTTTGTGATGATCACGGAGACCCAATCCTGTTCATTGAACGGCCAACCCATTGGGCGCGTAGCTTGCTGGCAGTTTTGGCCGGTTTAATTGCCACCATCGTCATGATCGTGCTGCTGGCTCTTCTGATGTCGGTGATGCCAGAAAACCTGCAATTGCCAGTGTTTTTGGTGGGAACAATCATTATTTGCATCGCAGTTCTGACGGTGATTGTGCTGATTTCACCCAAGCGCCATATCACCATCTATCGAGATGCCAGTAAACAGGAACCACTGATTAAAATCATTCAAGAGAAAAAATTTGAATGGTTCACGGCCACTTTCACTGTACGCGATTTGAAAGGGGACTTAGCTCGATTTCGCAAGAACTATCTCTACGATATATTGCGCAAACGGTGGCACTGCTATCGCCCCGATGGCTCACTGCTTTGTGTCGCCAAAGAGGATTCGATTGTGCTGTCATTATTACGGCGCTTTTTAGAACCGCTGATGTGGGTTTTGCGAACGAATTTCATCATTTTGGAGGGGAATAGCGATCGCCAAATTGGGGAATTTAACCGCAAATTTACCCTACTCGATCGCTACGTTTTGGATATGAGTGCGGATCTCAATCGCTATCTCGATCGCCGGATTGCCTTGGCTCTGGGCGTAATGCTCGATACGGGCGAGGGCCGCTAGGACATCAGCCTATGACCCCCCATTCCAAAGGTTCCAATCGCCGATCAACTGCGGCCCAATTAGGCGAATTGGGTGAAGCATTTGTGGCCGCTTGGTTGATGCAAGAGGGCTGGACGATCGAGGCGCGGCGATGGCGCTGTCGGGCCGGTGAGTTGGACTTGGTGGCGAGATCGGGTCAGGAATTGGCCTTTGTGGAGGTGAAAACCCGCAGTCCTGGAAATTGGGATCGCAACGGCGCGTTGGCCATCACCCCCGCCAAGCAACTGAAACTCTTGCGAGCGGCGGAGTTGTTTTTCATTCAACATCCCCAGTGGGCCCATTTAGCTCGGCGGTTTGATGTGGCGTTGGTGGGGCGATCGCCTCGGGGAACAGTAGCTGGGGTTGAGGGATCAGTGATTCGGCCAATCACAGGATTAACCGAGCGATCGAACCCTCAATTGAACCTTAAGTTACCCCATGAGTTGATGCGTCAATCAACCAGCGGGTTACCCCATGAATTACCCCATGAATTACCCAACGAATTCATTACCCTCGGGGAACCCACGCAGTTTCAGGGCCAAGCCCTGGTGTTATGGGACTATTGGCCTGGGGCGATCGAGTTTGATGGCTAAATGCTAAATGGTTGAATGCTGAATGGTCTAATTCTGAAGTTGGTGAACAGTTGTTTAATCCTGTGGTTAACCCGGCAGTTTCCTAATCCTCAGGAGGTGTAACCTTGCCTTCCTGAATTAGGGTTTCCAACAGTCCTTCACAGGCATCAAGCAACAGATCAATAACCTGCTGAAATCCTTCGGGGCCGCCATAGTAAGGATCAGGCACTTCCTTGAGGTCATGGTGGCGACAAAAATCGCACATCATTTTCACCTTGTCGCGATATTTGCGATCGGGATCGCGCGCCAAAATGCCCCAATAGTTATCCCGATCCATCGCCAAAATGAGGTCAAAATCCGCAAAATCAACGGAAGAAAATTGTCGCGCCCGCCCTTGCAGTTTAATGCCTGGGTGATTCGCCGCCGCCGCGCTCATGCGCCGATCGGGTGGCTCGCCCACGTGATAGGCTCCTGTGCCCGCCGAATCACACTCAATTTGCCCCTGCAAGCCGCGCTGTGCAATGAGATGATTCATCAAATTTTCGGCAGCGGGCGATCGGCAAATATTGCCCAAACAGACAAATAGCAGTTTGACAGGCATAGGGCACAGATTTCGCAGAGTCTAGCAAAGTGCCAAAGAAGGCAACTGAATTCGATGTGTCTCACTCACCGCAGGCCAGGGGCCGAAGCCCCTAGCCTTCTGCGATGTCGGAACAGCAGGCTCAGGGGCTGAGGAATTGATCGCAGATCTGTAGGGACTACATGCCCGGTAGCTGAAGATTAGCGGTCAGGGCTTCCATTCGTTGCCGCATGGTTTCTGTGGAAGCGGTGTAGGCGTTTTTCATGGCCGCAAAAACCAGATCCGACAAAACTTCAGCCCCTTCGCCCAAGGCTTCTGCGGAAATTTCTACGCGGAGGGGTTCTTGGTTGCCGCTCATCACCACCTTCACCAAGCCGTTGCCCGCTTGACCTTCAATTTCGGTTTTTTCCAGCTCTTCTTGCAGCTTTTTAGCATCTTCTTGCACTTGCTGGGCTTTTTGGATCGCTTGGGCAATTTCCTTCATTTTGCCCAAGCCGAAGCCAAATCCTTTGTTTTGCGACATAGGTGTTAGTCGCGCGGTCTGCGCGCAGTCAAAATCACGATAGGTTCAGAAACATTGGGTTGGACGGGCGATCGCACTCGATCGTTCTCCGGCCCTGGCCCCTGCTCATGCTATCACTGGCAGCGATCAACACAGCCGCGCCCCTAAGCGGTTGGTAACCCAAGAATCCACTCCCATTGCGGAGCGATTCATCTTGATCGCATCCTGGTTTCATCCTGGCTTTGTTCTGGGTTCATTCTGGTTTCACTCCAGTTCGCCCTTGCTGTCACCCCGATCGCATCCTGATTCAGGGGTGAGGATGAGGCCGATCGCCCGGAGTTGCTGGCAAATCCAGCAGCACAAACCGCCGAACCTTCGGCCGGCGCATTGCCCGCCCGCCCCGCTGCCACATCAGCCCCCAAATGGCAGGGGAAAACAGCAGCGGCATCGACAGCGC from Limnothrix sp. FACHB-406 includes:
- a CDS encoding carbon dioxide-concentrating mechanism protein CcmK, whose amino-acid sequence is MAQAVGSIETKGFPAVLAAADAMVKAGRVTLVGYIRVGSARFTVNVRGEVAEVKQSVEAGIAAAENVFGGVVESWVIIPRPHENVVAVLPIEYNDKVEQYRVAVEGPRLLTSR
- a CDS encoding family 10 glycosylhydrolase — translated: MATFADITNHWAQAFIAALADRGLISGFPDGSFQPDRPLTRAQFAALLVRSVDRPSVRSPRSFRDVAANHWARAAIQQAWERGLLSGYPDGSFRPDATIVRADVLVALVNGLGLTGGETLDLSRFFDDAGAIAIYARQPVQRALHRRLVANFPNLRQLRPSQASSRAEVATMLYQALVADRNFPTIDSPYLVEPGEPPPQLVNLSHRRELRAAWIASVWNVNWPSKAGLSSAQQQAELVTLLDRAAAARLNAIFLQIRPEGDALYDSSIEPWSRWLTGTQGRAPNPYYDPLAFAIEQCRQRNLELHAWFNPYRARTSLNAPIGTGNHVEAVYPNAVYTYGTQRWMDPGLPEVQNRAVDVVLDVVRRYDIDGIHLDDYFYPYPVEGQEFPDRQTYWSWGGGKTLADWRRDNVNKLVKRLSEQIRSVKPWVKFGISPFGIYRPGEPAGIVGLDQYDRLFADPKWWLKAGWLDYVAPQLYWRIDQTAQSYRTLLNWWVQIANGAHVYPGNNLDKLGSSSAWSVAEFEQQITLTRELAAQRALGNAFYNIEPIAENRQGFADQLRQELYAQPALPPILRATGNPPSPPTGVRVNGGELTWAAGGEGLRGWALYRQQGNSWTLDRLLAAGARSLALGAGTYALCAVDRSARESQGVVVTLR
- a CDS encoding low molecular weight protein-tyrosine-phosphatase produces the protein MPVKLLFVCLGNICRSPAAENLMNHLIAQRGLQGQIECDSAGTGAYHVGEPPDRRMSAAAANHPGIKLQGRARQFSSVDFADFDLILAMDRDNYWGILARDPDRKYRDKVKMMCDFCRHHDLKEVPDPYYGGPEGFQQVIDLLLDACEGLLETLIQEGKVTPPED
- a CDS encoding YbaB/EbfC family nucleoid-associated protein, which produces MSQNKGFGFGLGKMKEIAQAIQKAQQVQEDAKKLQEELEKTEIEGQAGNGLVKVVMSGNQEPLRVEISAEALGEGAEVLSDLVFAAMKNAYTASTETMRQRMEALTANLQLPGM